The genomic window ttagctgccatcaaattggctcCCAAGTCACATCAACTCAATGCACgatgggattggactgttgtgatccatggcgtttccattggctgatttttcagaagtagatcaccaagcttttcttcctagtctgtcttagtctggaagctccactgaaaccggttctgcattgtagcaacacacaagcctcccctgaAAGATCAGTCGGTAGTGACTTTCCTTGTGGTGGCAATAATTTTTACAGCAGTAATAGTATGAGATAGATTCAGTGGATGTCTCTCTGTTCCAGACTAGGAAACAGCAATGAGACAGGAAGTGATTTACCCAGCAGCATACAGTCAGGAAGCAATAGATGGAGAAATTAATCACAGATTGGGATGAGAAGGGGCAGAGCTTAAAGGGGAGAGTTGGGGGTGGGAGGACAGAGACAGAGTAAGGGCTGATACTGGGAAGTCTAGCCTTGGGGGCGATTAAGGCATCATAGGCAATGTAGACAATTCACTCTCCATCAGTTTGGAAGGTCCAATGTAGGGGGTTCAGGACAGATGAGAAGATAGAATGAAGGAGAACTGGTCTGTTAGACCCAGGCCCTCAGGACTTCCAGAAAGTCTTTCTGAAGCTCCTTGTGAATTGTGAATAAGGAAAAGGCTGGGTCCTGGAGGAGGTGGAGAAGAGAAGTGAGGGTACCTTGCTGACTTCTGACCCTCCTCCCCCAGCACCTGCCAGGCTGCTCGGTTCCTCATGTTCCTTGGAGAAGACGCTGCAGTGTAGCTGTTCCTTCCATGGGATCCCTACACCCTCCATGCAGTGGTGGATGGGAGATGTTCCTGTGGATGTGAACAGCATGGATGACCACCTCCAGGTGACTTCTACTGTGCTTGGCCCCTGGGCCAACAGCACCATCAGCCTGACCAAGGAGCCAGAAACTGGAACAAACCTTCTTTGTGAGGGGAAGAACAAAAATGGAACCCACGCTTTGAGCATCCTGCTAATGTCAGGTGAGAATAGAGGAGCTTGATACCTGAGTAAGAAAGATGAGGGGGTTTGGGGATGGTACTGGAGCTAGAGGAGGGAGCAGAGTTTTGGCTCTGATTCTAAGGTCTTGGGAAGAAAACCCTTTTTGACATCTTCTTTACTTCCAGAAAAGAGTTCTTTGGCTCCCCAAACATTCATGAAAGGGCTGCTGCAGGGTGTTATGTATGGAGTCATTGCAACCACACTGCTCTTCTTCTGCCTCATCCCTTTCATGTGAGTACCAAGGTGTAATTCACCAGCAAGCCTCTTCCAAAGTCTCCTGCCTGCCAGGCCCTGGTTGTGGTGGTGGCACAGAACCCCTGCCCTAAAGGAGCTCATTGTCTGGCAAGGGAAGGCACTAAATATGGTCATCACAAACCAGTTAACCATTgggccagttctgactcatggcaaccccacgtgtttcagagtagaactgcactccatagggttttcaatagctgtgatcagaagtagatcgccaggcctttcttccaaggagcctttgACTATACTGAGCCATAAAGCAGGCCCATGCAGCAATGGAGGGAAAGGAAGCCCTGGAGAAGTCAGCAAAGCATTCCCCAAAGTGCTGTCTGAGGTGGACCTGGAAGGCTGAGTATTCTTTGCTTTGAAAGTCTATATTCAGAAGCCCAGAAATTTATTTGAGGAATTTCTAGTGTCTTTGTGTAATTGGAACAAAGGTGCATTGAGAGTGATGGATAATGACTAAAAACAAGGCTGAAAAAGGTCCTTGGTGTTATTTCATAAAGACCCTTGAAACTTGGTTAAAAGTATTGGCTAGAAGCCTAGAATGGAAAGGGCAGATTTGCCAGAGGTCAGGCCGGAGAGTCAGGCAGGGGAGCCTCTAGCCAGTGCAAACAGCGTGGACTTCATCTTCATTTGGGAACTATGGAAAAGGGTTAAGCTGGGAAGGAATGTTGTCAGTTTGAAGTAAAACACAGACCAGAGAATGAGAGCCTGGAGGCCAGATGCCAGGCAGAAAGTTGGTGCTTTGGTCTAAGCAGGAAAGGGCCAGTCCTGCTTGAGCTGGGGCAAGTGATGAGGCACATTCAGAGGAATGGAGTTTAGGGACTGACTGGCTatcagaagagagaaagaagaggagcaAAGTGGCAGGGCAAGTTGAGGACCTATTTTCAAAGTATAATCAGCTGGACTTGAGGACCAACAATAATCTCTTTATAGTCTGCAAAGCACTTTCATAGCTGACCTCATCTGAGCCCCACAACCTGATAAGCAGGGTGTTCCAATGTTACAGCATGTGAGACCAATCCCCAGAGAGGTTCTGTGACTATCCCTAAATTACACAGCTAGCCGTTGGTGTTGTGGAGGTTCTAAACCAGAACTTCTCATAAAGACTGGAACTCATTTGGGAGTACAGGGAGGCAGAGAGCCAGAGAGCCAGAACTGATCAGGTGGGTCATTTCCTTAGAGTGAAGCATATCAGGATGAAATGGGCAAAGAGAATTGCAGaggtcaaaaagaaaaagagccgTGAAGTCAGAGCATGCCAAGAACCCACGATGTCTCTGAAGCCTGAGGAATCAGAAAAATCCATAATCACCCCCATCTTCTGACAGCCGGATATTGGTAAACACCCATTGTGTCTGGAATCTAGTCTGTCAGTTAGGAAGATAATAAGATGACTCATGCGAAGAGGGATAAAGGAATTATCCTTCTCAATCCTATAGGATGTCTAGAATGCCAGAGTGTGCTTGTAGATCATCTTATAGATGATAACCCTAAGGCCTAGATAGGggatgaaggagaaattaatagAACTAACTCAAAAGGTTATTAGAAATCAGAAATTTACACACGCACACCAGCACACTGAGTCTC from Loxodonta africana isolate mLoxAfr1 chromosome 11, mLoxAfr1.hap2, whole genome shotgun sequence includes these protein-coding regions:
- the SIGLECL1 gene encoding SIGLEC family-like protein 1 isoform X1, which translates into the protein MVLPLPQLAPARLLGSSCSLEKTLQCSCSFHGIPTPSMQWWMGDVPVDVNSMDDHLQVTSTVLGPWANSTISLTKEPETGTNLLCEGKNKNGTHALSILLMSEKSSLAPQTFMKGLLQGVMYGVIATTLLFFCLIPFIVKHIRMKWAKRIAEVKKKKSREVRACQEPTMSLKPEESEKSIITPIF
- the SIGLECL1 gene encoding SIGLEC family-like protein 1 isoform X2 — protein: MVLPLPQLAPARLLGSSCSLEKTLQCSCSFHGIPTPSMQWWMGDVPVDVNSMDDHLQVTSTVLGPWANSTISLTKEPETGTNLLCEGKNKNGTHALSILLMSEKSSLAPQTFMKGLLQGVMYGVIATTLLFFCLIPFMKSKINWS